In the Triticum aestivum cultivar Chinese Spring chromosome 2B, IWGSC CS RefSeq v2.1, whole genome shotgun sequence genome, gtattgttcttcggtggaacAACCTCGTTGTcaaattctggtagcagcttgcgctttggatagctctttgtttggcgatcgtcgccgtacttttcttcagtgtctagtactttattccatctgcgattgagcgtttcttGTGCGGCTTtaagcttttgcttctgcttctttagacttctcgcagtggccataagccttctgtggaggttatctcgttccaagcgtatttccgggatgatgaatgcgtcgTCGTCCGGGCTGTCCTCCTGTCCCAGGGTAGTTTGATGAGTTCGTCCCTCGGGGtcactgtgatcgggcgtctgctccgggctatgttcagcgtgacctggctcatcctactccatcgctgggtccatatggtcgttgttgccttcggagttgattGGGGTGTCTATCTTTCTGGCACTGTTAtcactatttttactgtgactggattTATATCGGTGTCTGCGTCGTCgctttggcttttgtccgggggttttatcctccgttttgtcgccatcgtcctccttaggcgtatccaccatgtatacatcgtatgatgaggtggcagtccagcgccccgtgagtggtggttctgaatcgtctcctgcgccgacatccATACCGTCGGCGTCattagagtcgaagtcaagcatgtctattatgtcgtcgacagtggctatgaagtgggtggtgggtgggcgacggATTTCTTCATCACCTTCTTcccccttgagccggacatagttcggccaagagtctcctgacaaagagagatactttaatgagttcagcatgttgccaaaaggcgagtactggaagatatctgcagccgtgaactccattaccggagcccaaccaagttcggcgggctcgggagtgcgtggactggaacctacagccggatacgagtccgggggtccagtgtcacaggcttccttgggggtgaagtctgtgtttggctctaccgccgatgggtgtgcggcctctgaggcggggtccatccacccgtcctcgagcGATCCAATATGCCCCAGATTTAGGTTCGGGCTTCTACAGGGGCGATATCTCGAGCATTGTCCGATagtaggtctaagccgtgctcatcgtgactgtccggcgctcctggcataggcccgaatccattgaagatcaaatctccgcggatatcggtcgtgtagtttaggcttccgaacctgacctgatggccaggggcgtagctgtcgatctgctctagatggccaagcgaattggcccgcaatgcgaagccaccgaacacgaagatctgtccgggaagaaaagtctcaccctggaccatgttgttgttgacgattgaaggagccatcaagcctttgaagtgacgacacagaggaactctcaatgaaagcaccaatgtcagtgtcacaatcggcggatctcgggtagggggtaccgatctgtgcgtctaaggctaatggtaacaggaggcaaaggacacaatgttttacccaggtttgggccctctcgatggaggtaaaaccctacttcctgcttgattgatattgatgatatgagtgttacaagagtagaggctaaaccctagaagctagcctatgatgattatgattctgtctctaaggactaaaccctccggtttatatagacaccggagagggctagggtttacatggagtcggttacaaagaaggaaatataatacccggatcgccaagcttgtcttccatgcaaaggagagtcccatccggacatgggacgaagtcttgagtcttgtatcttcacggtccaacagtccggccaaagtatatagtccggctgtccggataccccctaatccaggactccctcagtcgtctcaccaactatagcgataaagtaaagcaattacatggtgcttgcatttcatacaataattaataGACAACCCTAAGTCTCCTGCCGGTTGccaatattacaaaacatgatcatctcatacaacaacgtatatcacatcacatcttgaccatatcacatcacaacataccctgcaaaaacaagttagacgtcctctactttgttgttgcaagttttacgtgctgctatgggcttctagcaagaaccgttcttacctacgcaaaaaccacaatggtgactatcaagtttgctgttttaaccttcttcaaggaccggccgtagtcaaattcaattcaactaaagtaggagaaacacacacccgccagccacctttatgcaaaacaagttgcatgtcagtcggtggaaccggtctcatgtgcgaagacatgtaaggttggtccacaccgcttcatcccacaatgccgctgaatcaaaataagatgttggtggtaagcagtatgaacatcaccgcccacaactcctttgtgttctactcgtgcatatcgtcTACGCATAAACctcgctcatgatgccactgttggggaacgttgcatggaaaacaaaaaaattctacgcacacgcaagatctatccatggagatgcatagctatgagagggggagagcatctacatacccttgtagatcgctaagtggaagcatttatcacacggttgatgtagtcatactcttcgcgatccgatcacacAGATCTAGTGCCGAAGGGACGGCACCTCCGATTATAGCACGCATGCGGCTCGACGACGtctcatccttcttgatccagcaagtgggagaggagaagtagatgggatcacaaccaacacaatggcgtggtggtggtggagcaccgaaaGCGCTTCGCTAAGCGTCCCCGGGACGAAGCAGTGGAACTACAGAGTAATGGGAGAGaggaggcgccaagggcttggtgtgtcctcttggggcgcccctcccctctatatataggtggaggggcatgggaaacagcccctcccagccctagggcgcagctaagggggagaggacttggactccatgtccaatcctattcctactaggactccttttttttgccttccctagccacatggtcttttgaggacttggtgcgcctagcccaataagtccagggcgcctccccgcagcccatgctaccccttgggtcatggtgaacccacttgtggacttccagaCCCGTCCGGAATCCTTCGGAACATTCTGGAAGCTTCTTGGTACAATActgaaaaaactgcacctttttccggaacccaaaatatgacttcccatatataaatctttacctctcgaccattccaagactccttgtgatgtccaggatctcatccaggactcgaacaacatttggttaccactcatcaaatatcccaatactactctagcgtcaatggacgttaagcgtgcgacctTGCGGGTtcaggaattatgtagtcatgaccgagacacctctccagtcaataaccaatagcgggacttggatgcccatattgattcctacatattccacaaagatcttttatcggttgaacctttatgacaacatgcgtaattccctttgtctggcagtatgttatttgcccgagattcgatcgtcggtatctatatacctagttcaatctcattactggcaagtctctttactcgttccgtaatacatcatcttgtaactaactccttggtcactttgcttgcaagcttcttgtgatgtgtattaccgagtgggtctagagatacctcttcgtcatacggagtgacaaatcccaatatcgattcatgccaactcaacagacaccttcggagatacctatagagcatctttatgatcacccagttatgttgtgacgtttgatagcacgcaaggtattcctccggagtccgggagttgcatgatctcatggtcgaaggaatatgtattttacattaagaaagcaatagcaataaactgaacaatcaaatgctatgctaacagatgggtcttgtccatcacatcattctcctaatgatgtgattccgttatcaagtgacaacacatgtctatggttaggaaaccttaaccatcttttgatccacacatgtatctgagtttcggATCAAaaaaatctagcatggataatagacgtttatcatgaacaaggaaatatgataataaccaatttattattgcctctagggcatatttccaacactagtcACTacagtcgaggatttaaccgacgtaCTGGACTATGCCTCCGAGGAGGCCGTCGACATGGATGATTCTGACAATATGTCTTATACTGCATCACCCCTAGCCACTTCCAATACCAGCAAATGGGCGGCCACCTACATCTACGATGTCTACATGGTAGATACACCTAAAAAGGATGAGGATGACAAAGAGCTCCCTAAACACCGACGTAGAAGGCGCCATGGTAAAAGTATTGGCAACAGGGGTGCTAGCCATGATGCTACCAAGAACGACAACACCATCGATAATGGCGGCTAGGATCAGAACACACGCAATAGTCGTATAGACAGTGCCATGTCCAAGGAGGACAATGATGACCTCGAGGACGATAATTATTATCCGGggtttgaggaggatataagcctTGGACCCAATGAATTCGACATACCCGAGGAACCCCTCGATGACCTCGGTTGCAGGCTCTTTGCCGACGGTTAATTAACACCACTAAAAGTATGAAGCAAAAGTACCAGAAGCTTAGAGCTGAGCAAGACAGAGTAAATGATAAATTGACTGAGGTCCTCGGCgccgagcaagagctcaaggaaaGATTGGCATGGAATAACCAGTACTAACCGCGAAGGAAGCTGCTCCCAGGGATTGAGGAGGAGGTTGTCGGCAACCAGCTATCAAAAGGCGACTGGGCCGGGAAGCCTGACCACCTTCCTTGGGGCTGAGGTAGGCCAACAGGTGGATATCCTGCCCCCCTTGAAAAACCTCGCCGTTACGGCAAGGATCCACTTCTGCCTTTGAAACCATATGATTTGCAAAAGATATTGGCATCAAGACCAGCTGCCCCAtcccgatccatctatggatctagggagCGCCCACCTGCTGGACATGCGGGATACCTAGCTTGGTTAGCCAAACATGGCGATACACGTGATTATACATGTGATCGGACCGTAACGACATCGGACATTCGGCAAGCAATAGATCGGGTTCGAGGAGCTGCTCACCCCATGTGCTTTGCAGACGAAGTTATGCAAAACCAGTTCCCAGAAgtgtttaaacccataaacattgaacaaTATGACGGAACCACGGACCCCGCtatatggatcaaggatttcctaatgcacatccacatggccctaggtaatgacctccatgccatcaaatacctaccactgaAGTTTAAAGGATCGGCACGATATTGGCTTAAAAGCTTGCCCGAGAACTCCATCGGTAATTGGGAGGACCTCGAAGATGCCTTTCGAGCAAATTTCTGCCAAAAccgaagggggggggggtgctcctgCAGATAGAGGTAGGAGGGTGGAACCTAGTACCGGGAGTGGTGGCCGGCATTTATGGagggtggccgccggggccggggTGGCGGCAGGCGCTCAGAGAATAGGAGAGGTCACGCGCTCAGAGGATTCTCAAAACGTGAGAATATTAAAATTATAGGAATAGAATGTCATGTCCTCTTATACCCTACGGGATTAGGAGAAGTATTTGATagcacatgaaaaacaaaaggtaTTCTAAAAAAGGTTGAGTGGATGAAAAGTATCCATTCCTACAAATCAAACGAGCATCATAAAAAAGAGAGTTAATACCACAATTGGTACATAAACTTGTAGGGGTGGGAACAGATTCATACAAAAACTAAAAAAACCCACAAAACTGCCCCTCCAACTTGTCTACTGTAACAAAATCATACAAAACCACCCCGAACTGTACACGTGGCACGCCAGGTAGGCTCTATTGGGCCCGGACCGCATTTTTGCACAAACCCCCTCACCTTCTTCCACATTTGCACATGTGTCATTGCTTCTGTTTTATAGTAACCCCCCAATCGACGCCCCCGATGCAAACCCCTACCAAAACCTTGCCTTTCCCCTGTTCCTCCTCCTTGCCTTTCCTATGTTCCTCCTCCTCGACGTCttcaaggcgaggcggcgacgcgaCCGTGGAGTGCATCGCCGACAAGAGAGGGCGCCATGGAGCCGCGAGGGAACCCGGCGAGTTCCCTCCTAAATATGGTAAGCTTCCCCTGTTCCTACGTCCCCCTGTTCGTCTGCTTCCCCTGTTCCTCTATTCGTCCCATGGTTAGGTTTTCTTGTGCATATCACATGGCAGCCACGATCAGTAGGGTTTCTTGTGCTACTTGGTCTCAATTTCGGGATCAATTTGGTCAGTAGGGTTTCTGCGCGCGTCCGTACAATATTTGGCCAAGAGGGTTTCTGTGATGTTGATGGGGTTTTGGGTGATCTCCTTCCCTAGTCCTGATCTCCTTCTTGTGCTTCATGATCATGGCCTTCCTCTCTTCCTTCAGCCTCATAATTTCAGCATCCTTGTCAAAGACAAATTTCTGAAGAGCCACATTCTCTTCAGCAAGTTTGCCAATCACCTGCCTAGGCCTCTCTTGCCATTCTTTGTCCACCCACTTCAGATAAGCACATGTATCATAACCCTGCAAAACACATAATACCAATTTGTTCAGTACAACAATTTGTTCAGTGCAACCTATAAACCCTGAAAATAAACAGCACACCTTTTTCCATATTCTGACATGCCATTTTTAACAAAAGTTGGGCACTTGACTAACCTCACGAGGACAAACAAGAAATCTACGACCATAGTCATATCCATCAGAGCAAACTCTTCACGCATGGTTCAGTAAGTGGCAACAAGGGTCACTTTTGTCAGTGCCATTGAAAGCAGCATCAGGAGAGGATAGAGGTATACCCCAGTCAAATTCTGGTAGGTTTTCAGTCCCCTACCATCATATCAAATCAAATGTTAGCATCAGGAAAGCCCAAGTTCATGGGCATCTGAAGCAAATCGGCGAGGGAAAGGGGTACACGCACCTTGCAGAAATCGACATCCATGTAGCGCACCTCTCCGGTGATTTTCGCCCAAGGCTCGCCGTCCTTCGTCATGTCGGCACCAGCGAGGTCACATCCATTGAGCGGGAGAGGGTGGCTTGACGACGACGCCCCTGCTCCACGGCGTCCTGCCTGCTGCTTCCCGCTCAATGATGTGCACCCCTTCATCTTGAGAGGGCGGCGAAGACGGTTGCCGGCGGAGAGGGCGGCCGAGAGGGCGACGGCAAGTGGGAGGAGTTAGGGACTTACGAATGGGGAATCGATGCAGAGAGGGCGATGTAGTCAGGGATTCGACCGTGCAACACAAATACAGAGAGTGCGAGGGGCTTTTTGTAAAATAAGGTGTGTGTGCCAAAATCCAgcgtggcatgccaaatgtcgcCTCCACAGCTGTTTTGTATGATTTTGTTATAACAGACAAGTTGGAGGGGCAGTTTTGTGGGGTTTTTTAGTTTTTGTATGAATCCGTTTCCACCCCTACAACTTTATGTACAATGTTGGTATTAACTCTAAAAAAAACCTAAGGAGCCTTTTTCAAGGACGTGCTGTATGCTCAGCAACGCAAACCCGTTTCGCACACCGCCCACGTTGCCTGCCTGAGCCCACATGGCCGGCATCCTATAAGACCACGGCACCTGGGAAGGGGCCCAAAGGCCAGGAAGCAGCAGAGAGAGAATTCAAATTTCTCGGTGACTCCCATtccccaacaccaccaccaccgctACCCAAtccgtcgctctcctcctcctgcCCCCGCCGGCGATCACCGCCGCGCCCTCCTCGGCGGGGGGCCACTCCGGAAGCACGTGATGAAGCTTAAGATCAACAAGGCGTGCGACCTCGCCTCCATCTCCGTCCTCCCTCCCCGGTACAGTGCTCCCGCCCAGGCCGATCCGCGCCCAATTAATTAATTCCCCTCTCCTCCCCTCTCGCCGCCGGCTGCTCCCGCTCGTTCCGCCGCGTGCTTGGTTCGGTTTGTGATCGCGGTGTGTTGTTTTGGTGGTTCAGGAGGACCAGAGGGAgcagcggtggcggtggtggtggcgggacGAGCGCGCCTGCTGCTGCTTCCGCGGCTCAGCAGCAGCGGTCCCAGTCGATGTCGCAGAAGTCCTTCTCGCAAGGCATCGGCGCGTCCTTCTCACAGGGCATAGGCAGCGGAGGCGCGTCCTTCtcccagggcagcggcggcggaggcgccgcGTTCTCTcagggcggtggaggcggaggcgcggcGTTCTCTCagggcggaggtggcggaggcgcggcGTTCTCTcagagcggaggtggcggaggcacggcGTTCTCTCAGGTCGGAGGTGGCGGANNNNNNNNNNNNNNNNNNNNNNNNNNNNNNNNNNNNNNNNNNNNNNNNNNNNNNNNNNNNNNNNNNNNNNNNNNNNNNNNNNNNNNNNNNNNNNNNNNNNNNNNNNNNNNNNNNNNNNNNNNNNNNNNNNNNNNNNNNNNNNNNNNNNNNNNNNNNNNNNNNNNNNNNNNNNNNNNNNNNNNNNNNNNNNNNNNNNNNNNNNNNNNNNNNNNNNNNNNNNNNNNNNNNNNNNNNNNNNNNNNNNNNNNNNNNNNNNNNNNNNNNNNNNNNNNNNNNNNNgggcggaggtggcggaggcgcggcTTTCTCTCagggcggaggtggcggaggcgcgtcCTTCTCGCAGGGCGGTGGCAGCGCGTCCCTCTTGCACGCGCAGTCGCAGCTCTCGCAGGCCTCCCTCGACGAGAGCCTCCTCAGCCTCCTCTCGCAGGCCCCCGCTCGCGACCAGGTCTCGTATACATCATCCTTCCTTCTTCTCCAATTGTTGCTACTGTGTGGTGATCGATGATCCAGGCCGCGTTTGCTTCTACCGGATGGATCGGTGGGTTCAGTGATTTTGTTCGATCAGTGGGTAACTAGTATAGTAGTTTTGGGATTTTGTTGGTTGCAGCAGCAAGTTTGCAACGAATTGATTGGCGTTGGTTATTGTAATTAATCGTTTCCACTGAATCCACTTGTGCTTGTTTGATAGGCAGAAGAAATAGTACAAATCTCTGCAGTTGCCATTTCATTGAGCAAATTCGTGAACTAAGTATTGCTTGATATCTCAATTTGGTGCACGCGAGCATTCTGTACAGCATGACTGAAAGTGTGAGTAGCATTCATGTACTGCTAGACTGTTTGAAATGGTGATTTTTGTCACTATGTTTTGTCGGAATTGACGCCCTTCTGGGCACAGTCAGTATGCAGTTCCACCAATATTTATTCATATTCGTCAATGCAGAGGGAATTTCCAAACCAACAGTCCTTATGCTACTAAATGTTTTAGGGAGAACAGCTATGTTTTTTTTGTTATATTTGCTAGTTACAGAAGTTGGATTCCTTAAAAAAAAAGTTATATACGGTGCATAGTCTTTATCTGCTGCCCAGTTGTGATCTTCATTCTCTTTCCATTGGTGACCAGAGATTTGCCATGCAAGAGGACCCGTCGAAGCGGATGTCTTCGTATCTTGCCAGTTCAGCTTCTTCGTGTATGCGCGACGAATCTCAGCTGCAACTTGCAAAAATACCAACCAACCCTATCCACCGCTGGAGCCCCTCTTTTCTGGATAGCAGATGTAAACTCAAACCCTTGCACCTGACAGAATTTATATTGTATTCATCTTTCTTTTGCGGGGAAATTACATTTCACTCATCGGCATAACAACAGTTCACATGCTCTTTAAGCACACTGATTTTGGTGTTCTGAATAGGTTCACAAAGATTCTCTCATTTACTGGGCATGTAAGGTCAAATGGTGCATGCTTTAAACAGATAGTGCACCTGAAGCTGTTCTAAACCTAGACTCTAGGTTCTATTTTTAGCTGTCACATTGTCATGATAAATTTGGAAGTATATTTAAACTAAAGTGACCAATTGATGTTGTTCGACAGGTCAGGTTAATGAGGATGTTGAGCGCAAATTTCTGCATCTGGCAAGTTCAGTACAGAAGATGGGAATGATATTAGACTCAGTGCAAAATGATGTGATGCAGTTAAACAGAGGCATGAAGGAGGCATCACTAGACTGTAAGTCACCCCTTAATTTGTACTAGTACTTTAGATAAACAAAAGGGTGATAGTAGTTGCTGCTATTTTCTTCATGAGTTTTGCACTCTGATTCTGTTACTTCCCACAAATAGGACATCATCGACTAATGAGAGCATGTATTCGTTTTGTTCAGCTGGTAGCATTCAGAAAAAGTTTGTGCTCCTAGAGGACTCTCTAAAGCAAATTGTAAGGATAGCTGCTGGTTCAgtccttttttccttctttttgctGAGGCAACAAAGTTCTGTTTAATTAATCCAAACATGCTGCCACAGCTTAAGGGACAAGATGATCTCAAAGCACTCCTCAAGGGAAGCACGAAAAGTAATCCTGACCAGCTGGGTATTCTCACCCGCAAACTGGATGAGATATCCTCGATACTTTCAGTCTTGCCAAAGCAAGTTCAAACAGAATTCGAGCAATTCAAGGGTGACATCTTTAGATTTTTTACAAAAGAGATGGAGGTACTACTGCTAAGACCAACCACTAGTTTTGATACAACTCTGTTAGGTTCGGTTGTCTTTGGAAATTATTCTGATCACTGgcatgtgcatataagtaattatCTTATCTTGATGATTTACAACTATGTAAAGCTCTCTCCAATGTCCAAATGTGTGAGTTTAGTTTCATATTTACATATAGGTTGGTTCATACCATTTTCTTCTGTATCTTTCTTTTTCCAGGAACCATCATTTCGGTCGTCTATTCATGATATCTAACACTAAAATTCTCATTGTGCACTAGGGCTTATTTTTCAGCATTTTACTCTAAAGTTAAAATATTGCTTTTGAGGAACATGCACAATCTTGTATATCATCTGGAATGCTCAACCGTCGTCACTACACATACTAAAGCAAAGCAACTAATGTGGCTCTTCCTGATCTTTGCCTCTTTGGACAGGGGGTCGTTAGAGCTGTCAGATCTCTCGATAGTAGGCTGCCCGGTGTGATGCAAATGCTGGCAGTATGTGTACTTCTTACTCAACTATTTGAATTGACAAGCCTGTCAGTATTTTTCTCCTCATATTCTatttttcttttcattgttgaagGACCAGAGCTGCACCACCAATGCAAAACCCCTGATGAACCACACAGCAGCAGAAAATGAAAGCCCCCTGATGAACCAGACACAAGTAGCAGAAGGAAGCCCCCTGATGAACCAAGGACCAGTAGCAGACAGAAGGCCGCAGAAGAAACCGACGGCAGTAGCAAATGGAAGGCCCAAGAGGAAGAACCAAACAGCAGTAGCAAATGGAAGGCCCCAGAGGAAGAACCAAGCAGCTGGAGCAAATTGGAGGCCCCACAGGAAGAAACCAACAGAAATAGCAGCAAATTCAAGGCCCCAGAGGCACCTCACACGAGTGGCAAATGGAAGGCCCCAGGTGAAACAAACAGAAGCAGCAGATGGAAGGTCGCAGACGAACCAGAAACCCGAGGCAAATGGGAAAGCCCTGATACCAGTAACAAAACCGTAATCTTCTTCTAACCTCAGCTTCTTACAACAGATTTAGGTTGTTAGATAACTACTATGCATTGCTGCTGTGGTGTGGAGCATCAGATGTGAAAATTGCCTTGATGAAATCGATACGCAAACTGAACCTATAAATCTTCAAATCCACAAGAAGGGGTATTAAACCTACTACCACTCTTATGTGCAGGAGGATCTTGTGATAAGATGCTTCTCTTCTTTTCTTTCATTACAAAGCTAGTTAGTTCTGGCCTTTCAAATCTTGAGATGTCCAATATTCTAATGCCTGTACAGTAGAGCGTTATCTCTGTTTTGACAGCAAGATTAATTGGATTGGTGTCTTTCAGTTATAATGCTAATGAAAAGAATGTGTCCGCTTTCTGAATATGCATCTGCCTTTGCTTTAATCTTCCCTGATCCTTGTTTGATTTGAGATTCTACTGACTAATTAGGCTTGTTTATCTGTCGGTGCCAGCATTCCTGTGCCCGTGGTTTATCATCGAAAGGCGGTTGATCTGAAGCCAAGGGTGGAACAGTGGATGGTACCGAAACTGGCTGGCCCAAGCTACAGCAGGCCAGCGCCACCTAAAGAGCAAGAGTTGGCCATTCAGAAGGTCAATACAGAGGCGCCAATCAACAAGGTAACGAATTTTCTA is a window encoding:
- the LOC123045590 gene encoding protein PAIR1 isoform X4, producing the protein MKLKINKACDLASISVLPPRRTRGSSGGGGGGGTSAPAAASAAQQQRSQSMSQKSFSQGIGASFSQGIGSGGASFSQGSGGGGAAFSQGGGGGGAAFSQGGGGGGAAFSQGGGGGGASFSQGGGSASLLHAQSQLSQASLDESLLSLLSQAPARDQRFAMQEDPSKRMSSYLASSASSCMRDESQLQLAKIPTNPIHRWSPSFLDSRCQVNEDVERKFLHLASSVQKMGMILDSVQNDVMQLNRGMKEASLDSGSIQKKFVLLEDSLKQILKGQDDLKALLKGSTKSNPDQLGILTRKLDEISSILSVLPKQVQTEFEQFKGDIFRFFTKEMEGVVRAVRSLDSRLPGVMQMLADQSCTTNAKPLMNHTAAENESPLMNQTQVAEGSPLMNQGPVADRRPQKKPTAVANGRPKRKNQTAVANGRPQRKNQAAGANWRPHRKKPTEIAANSRPQRHLTRVANGRPQVKQTEAADGRSQTNQKPEANGKALIPVTKPIPVPVVYHRKAVDLKPRVEQWMVPKLAGPSYSRPAPPKEQELAIQKVNTEAPINKMQATLGILIDSDDDGDYEGADSDWSASCVILKLEAGRGCPGDEVVAEEATSEGEGEALEILRRARKRRRREANANANATVLVQDQR
- the LOC123045590 gene encoding protein PAIR1 isoform X3, encoding MKLKINKACDLASISVLPPRRTRGSSGGGGGGGTSAPAAASAAQQQRSQSMSQKSFSQGIGASFSQGIGSGGASFSQGSGGGGAAFSQGGGGGGAAFSQGGGGGGAAFSQSGGGGGAAFSQGGGGGGASFSQGGGSASLLHAQSQLSQASLDESLLSLLSQAPARDQRFAMQEDPSKRMSSYLASSASSCMRDESQLQLAKIPTNPIHRWSPSFLDSRCQVNEDVERKFLHLASSVQKMGMILDSVQNDVMQLNRGMKEASLDSGSIQKKFVLLEDSLKQILKGQDDLKALLKGSTKSNPDQLGILTRKLDEISSILSVLPKQVQTEFEQFKGDIFRFFTKEMEGVVRAVRSLDSRLPGVMQMLADQSCTTNAKPLMNHTAAENESPLMNQTQVAEGSPLMNQGPVADRRPQKKPTAVANGRPKRKNQTAVANGRPQRKNQAAGANWRPHRKKPTEIAANSRPQRHLTRVANGRPQVKQTEAADGRSQTNQKPEANGKALIPVTKPIPVPVVYHRKAVDLKPRVEQWMVPKLAGPSYSRPAPPKEQELAIQKVNTEAPINKMQATLGILIDSDDDGDYEGADSDWSASCVILKLEAGRGCPGDEVVAEEATSEGEGEALEILRRARKRRRREANANANATVLVQDQR
- the LOC123045590 gene encoding protein PAIR1 isoform X2, which translates into the protein MKLKINKACDLASISVLPPRRTRGSSGGGGGGGTSAPAAASAAQQQRSQSMSQKSFSQGIGASFSQGIGSGGASFSQGSGGGGAAFSQGGGGGGAAFSQGGGGGGAAFSQSGGGGGTAFSQVGGGGGAAFSQGGGGGGASFSQGGGSASLLHAQSQLSQASLDESLLSLLSQAPARDQRFAMQEDPSKRMSSYLASSASSCMRDESQLQLAKIPTNPIHRWSPSFLDSRCQVNEDVERKFLHLASSVQKMGMILDSVQNDVMQLNRGMKEASLDSGSIQKKFVLLEDSLKQILKGQDDLKALLKGSTKSNPDQLGILTRKLDEISSILSVLPKQVQTEFEQFKGDIFRFFTKEMEGVVRAVRSLDSRLPGVMQMLADQSCTTNAKPLMNHTAAENESPLMNQTQVAEGSPLMNQGPVADRRPQKKPTAVANGRPKRKNQTAVANGRPQRKNQAAGANWRPHRKKPTEIAANSRPQRHLTRVANGRPQVKQTEAADGRSQTNQKPEANGKALIPVTKPIPVPVVYHRKAVDLKPRVEQWMVPKLAGPSYSRPAPPKEQELAIQKVNTEAPINKMQATLGILIDSDDDGDYEGADSDWSASCVILKLEAGCPGDEVVAEEATSEGEGEALEILRRARKRRRREANANANATVLVQDQR
- the LOC123045590 gene encoding protein PAIR1 isoform X1, which gives rise to MKLKINKACDLASISVLPPRRTRGSSGGGGGGGTSAPAAASAAQQQRSQSMSQKSFSQGIGASFSQGIGSGGASFSQGSGGGGAAFSQGGGGGGAAFSQGGGGGGAAFSQSGGGGGTAFSQVGGGGGAAFSQGGGGGGASFSQGGGSASLLHAQSQLSQASLDESLLSLLSQAPARDQRFAMQEDPSKRMSSYLASSASSCMRDESQLQLAKIPTNPIHRWSPSFLDSRCQVNEDVERKFLHLASSVQKMGMILDSVQNDVMQLNRGMKEASLDSGSIQKKFVLLEDSLKQILKGQDDLKALLKGSTKSNPDQLGILTRKLDEISSILSVLPKQVQTEFEQFKGDIFRFFTKEMEGVVRAVRSLDSRLPGVMQMLADQSCTTNAKPLMNHTAAENESPLMNQTQVAEGSPLMNQGPVADRRPQKKPTAVANGRPKRKNQTAVANGRPQRKNQAAGANWRPHRKKPTEIAANSRPQRHLTRVANGRPQVKQTEAADGRSQTNQKPEANGKALIPVTKPIPVPVVYHRKAVDLKPRVEQWMVPKLAGPSYSRPAPPKEQELAIQKVNTEAPINKMQATLGILIDSDDDGDYEGADSDWSASCVILKLEAGRGCPGDEVVAEEATSEGEGEALEILRRARKRRRREANANANATVLVQDQR